In Macadamia integrifolia cultivar HAES 741 chromosome 12, SCU_Mint_v3, whole genome shotgun sequence, the following are encoded in one genomic region:
- the LOC122058047 gene encoding probable polygalacturonase isoform X3, which produces MFIYRKMLVEVVLVLASVGEAPWVVMGSSHCKQTSTREVRPHSVTITEFGAVGDGVTLNTKAFQNALFYLNSFADKGGAQLFVPAGRWLTGSFDLISHLTLLLHNDAVILGSMHSYDWPVVDPLPSYGRGRELPGGRHRSLIYGRNLTDVVITGDNGTIDGQGSVWWNWFNNGTLNYTRPHLVELMNSTGVVISNLTFLNSPFWTIHPIYCSQVLVQNVTIVAPLDSPNTDGVDPDSSNDVCIEDCYISTGDDLISIKSGWDEYGISFARPSSNIIIRNITGETLSSSGVAIGSEMSGGVSEVYAVGLNFFNSNTGIRIKTSPGRGGYVRNIYFSDITLTNVKTAIKFTGQYGEHPDEFYDPKALPIIDKITIKDIRGDNIRTAGLLEGIEGDNFFNICLSNITLNVTTATPWNCSYVQGFSDLVSPEACEPLREKISPQYSSACYHLSNHLRCPIDRNKSTWLL; this is translated from the exons ATGTTCATCTATAGGAAAATG CTGGTGGAGGTGGTTCTGGTACTTGCATCAGTTGGTGAAGCTCCATGGGTTGTCATGGGCAGCTCACATTGCAAGCAGACAAGCACAAGGGAAGTTCGACCCCATAGTGTCACCATAACTGAATTTGGCGCTGTTGGAGATGGGGTCACCCTCAACACGAAAGCATTTCAGAATGCCCTGTTCTATCTCAATTCATTTGCTGACAAGGGTGGGGCCCAGCTTTTTGTCCCGGCCGGCCGATGGTTGACTGGAAGTTTTGATCTCATAAGTCATCTAACTTTATTGTTACATAATGATGCTGTGATTCTTGGATCAATG CATTCTTATGATTGGCCAGTTGTTGATCCTCTGCCTTCATATGGCCGAGGTAGGGAATTGCCTGGTGGAAGGCATCGAAGCCTTATTTATGGACGTAATCTGACGGATGTCGTTATAACAG GTGATAATGGAACTATTGATGGTCAAGGAAGTGTCTGGTGGAACTGGTTTAATAATGGAACCCTGAACTACACTCGGCCCCATCTAGTTGAGTTAATGAATTCGACTGGCGTGGTCATCTCAAACTTGACCTTCTTGAACTCACCATTTTGGACCATCCACCCTATATATTGCAG CCAAGTTCTTGTTCAGAACGTCACTATCGTTGCTCCTCTTGATTCACCAAACACAGACGGGGTTGATCCAG ACTCGTCTAATGACGTTTGCATTGAAGACTGCTACATCAGCACGGGTGATGATCTGATCTCCATAAAAAGTGGGTGGGATGAGTATGGCATTTCATTTGCTCGACCCAGTTCAAACATTATCATCAGAAACATTACTGGAGAAACCTTATCGAGCTCTGGAGTTGCAATTGGAAGTGAAATGTCAGGTGGCGTATCAGAAGTTTATGCAGTGGGCCTCAACTTCTTCAATTCGAACACTGGCATTAGAATAAAGACATCTCCAGGACGGGGTGGTTATGTAAGAAACATCTATTTTTCAGACATAACATTGACCAATGTAAAGACAGCGATCAAATTCACTGGCCAGTATGGTGAGCACCCGGATGAGTTTTATGATCCGAAGGCCCTCCCTATCATAGACAAGATTACCATTAAAGATATCAGAGGAGATAATATCAGAACTGCAGGCCTTCTAGAAGGCATAGAAGGGGATAACTTCTTCAACATTTGCTTATCCAACATCACACTCAACGTAACCACTGCAACCCCATGGAACTGTTCATATGTTCAAGGCTTTTCTGACTTGGTTTCTCCCGAGGCTTGTGAACCTCTCAGGGAGAAAATCAGTCCTCAATATTCATCAGCTTGTTACCACCTTTCCAACCATTTGCGTTGCCCAATTGATAGAAACAAATCCACGTGGTTGCTATGA
- the LOC122057177 gene encoding rubredoxin, which yields MASATTRPTFSFHLHSSHTHPSRTRPKTLVSIPTFHSQKFLISPIYSLPRLQFTSKSVDVSKEDAPISGEPDLTSPISGEPDLTSPVPETKKFDKRRLEEKFAVLNTGVYECRSCGHRYDEAVGDPSYPIPPGLQFDKLPEDWRCPTCGAAQSFFVSKSVEIAGFAENQQFGLGGNALTSGQKTVLIYGSLLFFFVLFLSGYFLQ from the coding sequence ATGGCTTCTGCTACAACAAGACCGACCTTCTCGTTCCACCTCCACTCTTCACACACTCATCCATCGCGCACGAGGCCAAAAACCCTTGTCAGCATTCCCACTTTCCACTCCCAGAAATTCCTCATTTCGCCCATTTACAGTCTTCCAAGACTGCAATTCACTTCAAAATCCGTGGACGTCTCCAAAGAAGACGCACCCATTTCTGGAGAACCGGATTTAACGTCTCCAATTTCTGGAGAACCAGATTTAACGTCTCCAGTTCCAGAGACGAAGAAATTTGATAAGCGTCGTCTCGAAGAGAAGTTCGCAGTATTAAACACCGGTGTCTATGAGTGTCGCTCTTGTGGTCATCGGTACGATGAGGCAGTCGGTGACCCATCTTACCCAATCCCTCCGGGACTGCAATTCGATAAATTGCCCGAGGACTGGAGGTGCCCGACCTGCGGGGCGGCTCAGTCGTTCTTCGTAAGCAAAAGTGTGGAGATAGCCGGTTTTGCTGAAAATCAGCAGTTTGGGCTCGGTGGGAATGCACTCACGTCTGGCCAGAAGACGGTGCTTATATAtgggagcctcctcttcttctttgtcctttTCCTTTCTGGTTATTTTCTGCAATAA
- the LOC122058047 gene encoding probable polygalacturonase isoform X1, translating into MLLLISIKSTLKLCFPFDFRFWVQLGFCLRRQLGVIVPRRRADPSHMRRFITLVEVVLVLASVGEAPWVVMGSSHCKQTSTREVRPHSVTITEFGAVGDGVTLNTKAFQNALFYLNSFADKGGAQLFVPAGRWLTGSFDLISHLTLLLHNDAVILGSMHSYDWPVVDPLPSYGRGRELPGGRHRSLIYGRNLTDVVITGDNGTIDGQGSVWWNWFNNGTLNYTRPHLVELMNSTGVVISNLTFLNSPFWTIHPIYCSQVLVQNVTIVAPLDSPNTDGVDPDSSNDVCIEDCYISTGDDLISIKSGWDEYGISFARPSSNIIIRNITGETLSSSGVAIGSEMSGGVSEVYAVGLNFFNSNTGIRIKTSPGRGGYVRNIYFSDITLTNVKTAIKFTGQYGEHPDEFYDPKALPIIDKITIKDIRGDNIRTAGLLEGIEGDNFFNICLSNITLNVTTATPWNCSYVQGFSDLVSPEACEPLREKISPQYSSACYHLSNHLRCPIDRNKSTWLL; encoded by the exons CTGGTGGAGGTGGTTCTGGTACTTGCATCAGTTGGTGAAGCTCCATGGGTTGTCATGGGCAGCTCACATTGCAAGCAGACAAGCACAAGGGAAGTTCGACCCCATAGTGTCACCATAACTGAATTTGGCGCTGTTGGAGATGGGGTCACCCTCAACACGAAAGCATTTCAGAATGCCCTGTTCTATCTCAATTCATTTGCTGACAAGGGTGGGGCCCAGCTTTTTGTCCCGGCCGGCCGATGGTTGACTGGAAGTTTTGATCTCATAAGTCATCTAACTTTATTGTTACATAATGATGCTGTGATTCTTGGATCAATG CATTCTTATGATTGGCCAGTTGTTGATCCTCTGCCTTCATATGGCCGAGGTAGGGAATTGCCTGGTGGAAGGCATCGAAGCCTTATTTATGGACGTAATCTGACGGATGTCGTTATAACAG GTGATAATGGAACTATTGATGGTCAAGGAAGTGTCTGGTGGAACTGGTTTAATAATGGAACCCTGAACTACACTCGGCCCCATCTAGTTGAGTTAATGAATTCGACTGGCGTGGTCATCTCAAACTTGACCTTCTTGAACTCACCATTTTGGACCATCCACCCTATATATTGCAG CCAAGTTCTTGTTCAGAACGTCACTATCGTTGCTCCTCTTGATTCACCAAACACAGACGGGGTTGATCCAG ACTCGTCTAATGACGTTTGCATTGAAGACTGCTACATCAGCACGGGTGATGATCTGATCTCCATAAAAAGTGGGTGGGATGAGTATGGCATTTCATTTGCTCGACCCAGTTCAAACATTATCATCAGAAACATTACTGGAGAAACCTTATCGAGCTCTGGAGTTGCAATTGGAAGTGAAATGTCAGGTGGCGTATCAGAAGTTTATGCAGTGGGCCTCAACTTCTTCAATTCGAACACTGGCATTAGAATAAAGACATCTCCAGGACGGGGTGGTTATGTAAGAAACATCTATTTTTCAGACATAACATTGACCAATGTAAAGACAGCGATCAAATTCACTGGCCAGTATGGTGAGCACCCGGATGAGTTTTATGATCCGAAGGCCCTCCCTATCATAGACAAGATTACCATTAAAGATATCAGAGGAGATAATATCAGAACTGCAGGCCTTCTAGAAGGCATAGAAGGGGATAACTTCTTCAACATTTGCTTATCCAACATCACACTCAACGTAACCACTGCAACCCCATGGAACTGTTCATATGTTCAAGGCTTTTCTGACTTGGTTTCTCCCGAGGCTTGTGAACCTCTCAGGGAGAAAATCAGTCCTCAATATTCATCAGCTTGTTACCACCTTTCCAACCATTTGCGTTGCCCAATTGATAGAAACAAATCCACGTGGTTGCTATGA
- the LOC122058046 gene encoding protein S-acyltransferase 18, whose amino-acid sequence MFDRRKILPEVRVMRRHGWERPLHPLQIVGMAVYSFLLVAFYAFLGPFLGNRTAEITVVTLFSFVALSVIFLFVRCTAIDPTDKTSFKNRRRPKSRKFLKLNYGYLLSQIVLRFIRRMERKILRYWIRRRYLDPLKTGIQMEPLLPFPLVAKDDAIAPDLKEDISFCPLCDFEVKRHSKHCRTCNRCVEGFDHHCRWLNNCIGKKNYTTFILMMVSVLTMLFMEGGTAVAVFIRCFVDKKGIELELMKKLHIDFPRGVLATISVFLVLMTAYSSAALGQLFFFHVVLIRKGMRTYDYILAMKEENQFVEGETFNYSDFSSDESSDSDFPERTTFMSRFICRKSKTSEKPTKLSIRIDEGSEPSNLNKKPGYAASIDPWKLIKMSREKALIAAERARERLMKQKPAVEHESLKPLPSETKCGPLINQEKNIMGTGSGTTPLISKRWFPGSPRRFSSPRRRFSSSPGAVASPKQKYRNNFDLKLTEVSNELETYISRQVLCSVLKKDGDEASPR is encoded by the exons ATGTTCGATCGAAGGAAAATTCTACCAGAGGTTAGAGTCATGAGGCGCCATGGCTGGGAACGTCCTCTGCATCCATTACAG ATTGTGGGAATGGCAGTGTACAGTTTTCTTCTTGTTGCCTTTTACGCCTTCCTGGGGCCTTTTCTAGGAAACAGAACGGCCGAGATCACAGTTGTCACACTATTTTCTTTTGTG GCACTTTCTGTGATTTTTCTGTTTGTGAGGTGTACTGCCATAGATCCGACTGATAAAACCAGTTTCAAGAATAGAAGAAGACCCAAATCCCGAAAGTTTTTGAAGCTGAACTACGGGTACCTATTGAGTCAGATTGTATTAAGATTTATCAGGAGGATGGAGAGGAAAATCCTTAGGTACTGGATCAGAAGGAGATACCTGGACCCATTGAAAACTGGCATTCAGATGGAACCCTTGCTACCATTCCCCCTTGTTGCCAAGGATGATGCAATCGCTCCTGATTTGAAAGAGGACATCTCATTTTGCCCCTTATGTGATTTTGAG GTTAAAAGGCACAGCAAGCACTGTAGGACATGTAACCGGTGtgttgaaggatttgatcaCCACTGCAGG TGGTTAAACAACTGCATTGGGAAAAAGAACTACACCACCTTCATCCTTATGATGGTTTCAGTGTTAACAATG TTATTTATGGAAGGAGGAACTGCAGTCGCCGTTTTCATCCGGTGCTTTGTGGATAAAAAAGGGATTGAGTTGGAACTAATGAAAAAACTGCACATTGATTTCCCCCGAGGAGTTCTTGCAACAATATCG GTATTCTTGGTTTTAATGACAGCATACAGTTCTGCAGCCTTGGGCCAGCTTTTCTTCTTCCATGTTGTTCTCATTCGAAAG GGAATGAGAACATATGATTACATACTGGCAATGAAGGAAGAGAACCAATTTGTGGAAGGGGAAACATTCAATTATTCAGATTTTTCTTCAGATGAGAGTTCCGACTCTGACTTCCCAGAGAGAACCACATTTATGTCTAGGTTTATATGCAGAAAAAGCAAAACATCTGAG AAACCAACGAAACTCTCCATAAGAATTGATGAAGGATCTGAACCCTCCAACTTAAACAAGAAGCCTGGCTATGCTGCAAGCATTGACCCGTGGAAGCTGATAAAGATGAGCAGAGAAAAAGCCCTAATAGCAGCTGAAAGGGCCAGGGAAAGACTAATGAAACAGAAGCCAGCAGTAGAACATGAATCTTTGAAGCCACTGCCATCAGAAACAAAATGTGGACCACTGATAAATCAAGAGAAGAACATAATGGGTACAGGATCTGGGACTACACCTCTCATTTCCAAAAGATGGTTTCCAGGTTCACCAAGGAGGTTTTCGAGCCCAAGAAGGCGGTTTTCCAGCTCACCTGGTGCTGTGGCATCACCAAAGCAGAAGTACAGaaacaattttgatttgaaGCTAACAGAGGTGTCAAATGAACTTGAGACATACATTTCTAGGCAGGTGTTGTGCTCTGTTTTGAAGAAAGATGGAGATGAAGCATCCCCTCGGtaa